The Elaeis guineensis isolate ETL-2024a chromosome 13, EG11, whole genome shotgun sequence genome includes a region encoding these proteins:
- the LOC109506551 gene encoding uncharacterized protein yields the protein MAGLEKARLTLAVLLCVIACSVMTDAFDEPKSPPPPSPSPPYYYYSPPYKYSSPPPPPYKYSSPPPPPYKYSSPPPPPYKYSSPPPPYKYYSPPPPPYYDHPYYYDHSPSPPPYKYSSPPPPYKYYSPPPPYKYSSPPPPAYKYSWYSPPPYKYYSPPPPPYYYKSPPPPPYYDHPYYYDHSPSPPPYKYSSPPPPYKYASPPPPYKYSSPPPPPYY from the coding sequence ATGGCGGGTCTAGAGAAGGCAAGGCTTACGCTCGCGGTGTTGCTTTGTGTCATAGCCTGCAGCGTTATGACAGATGCATTCGACGAACCCAAATCTCCTCCACCACCATCTCCCTCACCTCCATACTACTACTATTCACCACCTTACAAATACTCCTCACCACCTCCACCACCTTACAAGTACTCATCGCCTCCTCCACCACCTTACAAATACTCATCGCCTCCTCCACCACCTTATAAGTACTCATCGCCTCCGCCACCATACAAATACTACTCGCCACCTCCACCGCCCTACTATGACCATCCGTATTATTATGATCACTCTCCATCTCCACCGCCTTATAAATACTCCTCACCTCCACCGCCATATAAGTACTACTCACCTCCACCACCTTACAAGTACTCATCGCCTCCTCCGCCAGCATACAAATACTCATGGTATTCTCCGCCGCCATACAAATACTACTCGCCTCCTCCACCTCCCTACTATTACAAGTCTCCACCTCCACCACCCTACTATGACCATCCTTATTATTATGATCACTCTCCATCTCCACCGCCTTACAAATACTCCTCACCTCCTCCACCTTACAAGTACGCCTCCCCTCCACCACCATACAAATACTCCTCGCCTCCTCCACCTCCCTACTATTAA